From Mucilaginibacter rubeus, a single genomic window includes:
- a CDS encoding S8 family serine peptidase — MFKFCKYVSATTLSAALLVNLPASAQQAPAADPAPPKAWHLLDLKETGFYGISLKQAYLFLQGKKSKPVVVATIDSGADTLQTDLKTVLWVNKKEIPGNGIDDDHNGYVDDIHGWNFLGGPGGKADFTQTTEEVREYNKLKGKYASVTDSTATDKKEYAYWLRVKTVYDSTVNKANSEIGQLSPVMNALMVTSGYIKRGLNLPANGTFTQADLVRVKASNDTLSQSKYVWESVFAQEGANSTNAKIIKDLSEYLAKLNNDISPDLTSRKRIVGDDPDVMDGKPYGNNLVKFADAAHGTGVAGLIGAVRNNNYGINGVADNVKLMIIKAVPNGDEYDKDVANAIRYAVDNGARVVNMSFGKKISPHKEWVDAAFKYAASKNVLLVMAAGNDNQDMDTQPEFPNDTFLDGSSTDADNVISVGASGPKLGQNLAGDFSNYGKKSVDIFAPGVKVTSITTDAEVDTEDGTSFSSPITAGIAALILEYYPNLSAKQVKEAILGSATPLTGTMVLKPGSKTEKVDFTTLSKTGGIVNAYKALQLASKMKPEVLVN, encoded by the coding sequence ATGTTCAAATTTTGTAAGTACGTAAGCGCAACCACCTTATCAGCAGCATTATTAGTTAATTTACCGGCATCGGCACAACAGGCACCCGCCGCCGATCCAGCCCCGCCAAAAGCATGGCACCTGCTTGATTTAAAGGAGACCGGCTTTTACGGCATCAGCTTAAAGCAGGCTTATTTGTTTTTACAAGGCAAAAAAAGTAAGCCCGTGGTTGTCGCAACTATCGACAGCGGTGCTGATACCCTGCAAACAGACCTGAAAACAGTGTTATGGGTAAACAAAAAAGAAATTCCGGGGAACGGCATCGATGATGATCATAATGGTTATGTTGATGATATACACGGCTGGAACTTTTTAGGTGGACCGGGCGGCAAAGCCGATTTTACCCAAACCACCGAAGAAGTACGCGAATACAATAAGCTGAAAGGTAAATATGCTTCAGTTACCGACTCGACAGCCACCGATAAAAAGGAGTATGCCTACTGGCTGCGTGTTAAAACAGTATATGATTCTACAGTGAATAAAGCTAACAGCGAGATTGGTCAACTTTCGCCGGTAATGAACGCGCTCATGGTTACCAGCGGGTATATTAAACGTGGCCTTAATTTGCCTGCCAATGGTACCTTTACGCAGGCCGACCTGGTGCGCGTGAAAGCCAGCAATGATACCTTGAGCCAAAGCAAATATGTTTGGGAATCGGTATTTGCGCAGGAGGGGGCCAACTCAACCAATGCCAAGATCATTAAAGACCTGAGCGAGTACCTGGCCAAGCTTAACAATGATATTTCGCCCGATCTTACATCACGCAAACGCATTGTGGGTGACGATCCGGATGTTATGGACGGTAAGCCATATGGCAATAACCTGGTAAAATTTGCCGATGCAGCACACGGCACAGGCGTAGCCGGACTGATTGGCGCTGTACGTAACAACAACTACGGCATTAACGGCGTAGCCGACAATGTAAAACTAATGATCATTAAAGCCGTGCCTAACGGCGATGAATACGATAAAGATGTAGCCAATGCTATCCGCTACGCGGTTGACAATGGCGCCAGGGTGGTTAATATGAGCTTCGGCAAAAAGATCTCGCCTCATAAAGAATGGGTTGATGCAGCCTTTAAATATGCCGCATCAAAGAATGTACTATTGGTAATGGCTGCAGGTAACGACAACCAGGATATGGATACACAGCCCGAATTTCCGAATGATACTTTTTTAGACGGTTCATCAACCGATGCTGACAATGTGATCAGCGTAGGCGCTTCAGGGCCAAAACTTGGTCAAAACCTTGCAGGTGATTTTTCTAACTACGGCAAAAAAAGCGTCGACATTTTTGCCCCAGGCGTAAAGGTAACATCTATTACTACCGATGCAGAAGTTGACACCGAAGACGGCACCAGCTTTTCATCGCCAATAACAGCCGGCATAGCCGCTTTGATATTAGAATATTATCCTAACCTCAGCGCTAAACAGGTAAAGGAAGCCATTTTAGGCTCGGCTACACCACTTACCGGCACCATGGTTTTGAAGCCCGGCAGCAAAACTGAAAAGGTTGATTTTACAACACTTTCAAAAACAGGTGGTATTGTAAACGCTTACAAAGCGTTACAACTTGCGTCAAAAATGAAACCCGAGGTTCTGGTCAATTAA
- a CDS encoding aldehyde dehydrogenase family protein: MEPNISDILKRLHINDINEAFSTGGNWGSSAGATVKDITSPVDGKKIASVRMATEADYNQAVDQAAKAFKTWRETPGPKRGEIVRQIGEALRAAKQDLGTLVSYEMGKSLQEGLGEVQEMIDIADFAVGLSRQLYGLTMHSERPDHRMYEQYHPLGIVGIISAFNFPVAVWSWNSLLAWVCGDVCIWKPSEKTPLTAIACQHIAQEVFKKNNIEEGVSCLVIGDRNIGELMAADTRVPLVSATGSTRMGKAVSAAVGARLGKSLLELGGNNAIIISENADLDMSLIGAVFGAVGTAGQRCTSTRRLIIHESVYDAFKQKLVNAYKQIRIGNPLNEHNHMGPLIDTDAVALYLNSIEKCKAEGGNFVVDGGKMEGAGYESGCYVKPCIAEVENHFEIVQHETFAPILYLIKYSTIEEAIELQNGVPQGLSSAIMTNNLREAEQFLSYAGSDCGIANVNIGTSGAEIGGAFGGEKETGGGRESGSDAWKVYMRRQTNTINYSKTLPLAQGIKFDL, encoded by the coding sequence ATGGAGCCTAATATTTCAGATATCCTAAAACGTTTACATATAAACGATATTAATGAAGCCTTTAGTACAGGCGGCAACTGGGGCAGCAGCGCTGGTGCCACTGTAAAAGATATAACATCGCCTGTTGACGGTAAAAAGATAGCTTCGGTACGTATGGCAACCGAAGCAGATTACAATCAAGCTGTTGATCAAGCTGCCAAGGCGTTCAAAACCTGGCGTGAAACCCCGGGACCTAAACGCGGTGAGATTGTACGCCAGATTGGCGAGGCGCTACGTGCCGCCAAACAGGATTTGGGTACTTTGGTATCATATGAGATGGGCAAAAGCCTGCAGGAAGGCCTTGGCGAGGTACAGGAAATGATAGACATTGCCGATTTTGCCGTTGGCCTTAGCCGCCAGCTATATGGTTTAACCATGCACAGCGAACGTCCGGATCACCGCATGTATGAGCAATACCATCCGCTGGGCATTGTTGGCATTATTTCGGCTTTTAATTTCCCGGTGGCGGTTTGGAGCTGGAACTCATTACTGGCCTGGGTTTGCGGCGATGTATGCATCTGGAAACCGTCCGAGAAAACACCTTTGACGGCTATTGCCTGCCAGCATATTGCACAGGAAGTTTTTAAAAAGAATAACATTGAAGAGGGCGTTTCATGCCTGGTTATTGGCGACCGTAACATTGGCGAACTTATGGCGGCTGATACACGCGTCCCGCTGGTTTCCGCTACAGGTTCAACCCGTATGGGTAAAGCTGTAAGTGCCGCCGTTGGCGCAAGGCTTGGCAAAAGCTTGCTGGAACTTGGCGGTAACAATGCCATCATCATCAGCGAAAATGCCGATCTGGATATGTCGCTTATCGGTGCGGTGTTTGGGGCGGTGGGTACTGCCGGGCAGCGTTGTACCAGTACCCGCAGGCTCATTATTCACGAAAGTGTTTACGACGCTTTTAAACAAAAACTGGTTAACGCTTATAAACAGATCCGGATTGGTAACCCATTGAATGAGCACAACCATATGGGCCCGCTGATTGATACCGATGCTGTTGCCCTATACCTTAACTCGATTGAAAAATGTAAAGCCGAAGGTGGCAATTTTGTAGTTGACGGTGGTAAGATGGAAGGCGCAGGTTACGAGTCGGGCTGTTATGTAAAGCCATGTATAGCCGAAGTTGAAAATCATTTTGAGATAGTGCAGCATGAAACCTTTGCACCTATCCTTTACCTGATAAAATACAGTACCATTGAGGAGGCCATTGAATTGCAGAACGGCGTTCCGCAAGGGCTGTCGTCGGCCATTATGACCAATAATTTGCGTGAGGCAGAACAATTTTTGTCATATGCTGGTTCTGACTGTGGCATTGCCAATGTTAACATCGGCACATCGGGCGCCGAAATTGGCGGTGCTTTCGGCGGCGAAAAGGAAACAGGCGGTGGCAGAGAGTCCGGCTCCGATGCATGGAAAGTTTATATGAGGCGGCAAACCAATACTATAAACTATTCAAAAACGTTGCCTTTAGCCCAGGGGATAAAGTTCGATTTGTAA
- a CDS encoding phosphosulfolactate synthase, whose translation MNYTINHLPERTAKPRDKGITMVMDKGLSLRQVEDFIEVGGAYTDIVKLGWATSYVTPNLEQKLKLYREAGIPVYFGGTLFEAFIVRNQFDDYRRLLDKYQLEHCEVSDGSITIEHDVKCKYISELAKQVTVISEVGSKDVQKIFAPYKWIKLMSAEIEAGSWKVIAEARESGNVGIYRDSGEVRQGLVDEILTQIPEETIIWEAPQKAQQVWFIKLIGANVSLGNIAPTDIIPLETLRLGIRSDTFDHFLEM comes from the coding sequence ATGAACTACACTATCAATCATCTTCCCGAACGTACAGCTAAACCACGTGATAAAGGCATTACCATGGTTATGGACAAGGGGCTTAGTTTACGCCAGGTTGAAGATTTTATTGAAGTTGGTGGCGCCTACACTGATATTGTAAAACTGGGATGGGCTACATCATATGTTACCCCTAACCTTGAACAAAAGCTGAAACTTTACCGCGAGGCCGGGATTCCGGTTTATTTTGGCGGTACTTTGTTTGAGGCTTTTATTGTGCGTAACCAGTTTGATGACTACCGCCGTTTATTAGATAAATACCAGCTGGAACATTGCGAAGTATCTGACGGGTCCATCACCATTGAGCATGATGTAAAATGTAAATACATCAGCGAGCTGGCCAAACAGGTTACTGTAATATCTGAAGTAGGCTCAAAAGATGTTCAAAAGATCTTCGCGCCGTATAAATGGATTAAACTGATGAGTGCCGAAATTGAGGCTGGTTCATGGAAGGTTATTGCCGAAGCCCGCGAAAGCGGCAATGTAGGGATCTACCGTGATTCGGGCGAAGTACGCCAGGGTTTAGTTGATGAGATCCTGACCCAGATTCCCGAAGAAACTATCATTTGGGAAGCGCCTCAAAAGGCACAGCAGGTTTGGTTTATTAAACTGATTGGCGCCAACGTGAGCCTGGGTAACATAGCCCCTACGGATATCATTCCGTTAGAAACTTTAAGGCTGGGTATCCGCAGCGATACTTTCGACCATTTTTTAGAGATGTAA
- a CDS encoding helix-turn-helix transcriptional regulator, with protein MKTIERIKLFIDYKQVSLTKFDKMLEAGTGYIGKQIKKNGSVGSDILEKIISVFPDLSANWLLTGEGKMIKTGVFDADTPATGIQFASQNAGYIAHTPDSTKRSGVTKLAKSDPPTDPPTTFLTPRIISVNNDKEENILYVPVRAAAGYLKGFSDPDFMETLPAFNLPGLNKRTYRAFQLDGDSMYPTLEDKEIIIGEWVEKIEDIREDHVHVLVTKNRGVIVKRLLNRVKERGYILAKSDAMDNRNQYQPYEVYPDEIQEIWYGVSHINFKFKHPTDMYKRVNNLEADMAEIMRILKAGNILPGGINGL; from the coding sequence ATGAAGACCATCGAAAGAATTAAGTTATTTATTGATTATAAGCAAGTTAGCCTCACTAAATTTGATAAAATGTTAGAGGCTGGGACGGGGTATATCGGTAAACAAATTAAGAAAAACGGGTCGGTAGGTAGTGATATATTAGAGAAAATAATCTCTGTTTTTCCTGATTTGAGCGCTAATTGGTTACTGACAGGGGAAGGAAAAATGATCAAAACGGGCGTTTTTGATGCCGATACCCCCGCCACTGGTATACAATTTGCTTCACAAAATGCGGGATATATTGCACATACCCCAGACAGTACAAAACGTTCGGGTGTAACAAAGCTGGCAAAAAGCGACCCTCCAACTGACCCCCCAACTACGTTTTTGACCCCCAGAATTATATCTGTGAACAATGACAAGGAAGAGAATATTCTCTATGTCCCGGTAAGGGCGGCCGCGGGTTATTTGAAAGGTTTTAGCGACCCTGATTTTATGGAAACCCTGCCCGCTTTCAACCTTCCGGGCTTAAATAAAAGAACCTACCGCGCGTTTCAGTTGGACGGGGATAGCATGTATCCAACCTTAGAAGATAAAGAGATTATTATAGGGGAGTGGGTAGAGAAAATAGAAGACATCCGGGAAGATCACGTACACGTTTTAGTTACTAAAAACCGCGGTGTAATCGTTAAAAGGCTGTTAAATAGAGTAAAAGAGCGCGGTTATATACTTGCAAAGTCTGATGCAATGGACAATAGAAACCAGTATCAGCCATACGAGGTTTACCCAGATGAGATACAAGAAATATGGTACGGCGTTTCCCATATCAACTTTAAATTTAAGCATCCGACAGATATGTACAAGCGTGTTAATAACCTTGAAGCCGACATGGCCGAAATAATGCGCATCCTTAAAGCAGGGAATATATTGCCCGGTGGAATTAACGGGCTTTAA
- a CDS encoding tetratricopeptide repeat protein — MEEEFEFGFTEDPKFSVERYEEMIRNQDLYFFDAQAFENIIDYYIEKNDPARALQVAEYARNQHPFAAIFLIKQAQLLVVSNKVPEAFAALDKAAMLEASDADIYIIRGNLYESLERYAEALENYEKALDLAEETDEILLHIAYVYQNMGDYDTAITYLKLCLKQNMENQDALYELAFCYDVMDNQQESVQFYQQYIDNEPYSYAAWYNLGNAYTKLSLFEKAIDAYDYAILIKDSFASAYFNKGNALVNLEKYAEAIEVYRHTFEYEQPNADTYCAIGECYEKLEQMDDARAFYKKSVKMDPKLADAWFGIGVTLDFEERYFEALHFYKKALDLDIANADYWFAIADAEYKLGHLDEAEKAYEKVVELNPLDIDAWLDYSSILYEQQKLNEAIEIIAQAIKNNPEAAELYYRMVAYLFAKGEYNEALNNLEYALAADPEKHYILFDYLPQLQKNKVIVDIINRYTK, encoded by the coding sequence ATGGAAGAAGAATTTGAATTTGGTTTTACCGAAGACCCAAAATTCTCGGTAGAACGGTACGAGGAAATGATCAGAAATCAGGACTTGTACTTTTTTGATGCCCAGGCGTTTGAGAACATTATCGACTACTACATCGAAAAGAATGATCCGGCCAGGGCATTACAGGTAGCAGAGTACGCGCGAAATCAGCACCCTTTTGCGGCAATTTTCCTGATTAAACAGGCTCAACTGCTTGTGGTAAGCAACAAAGTACCGGAGGCTTTTGCCGCGCTGGATAAAGCTGCTATGCTTGAAGCATCGGACGCGGATATCTATATCATCCGTGGTAACCTGTACGAAAGCCTGGAGCGTTATGCCGAGGCGCTGGAAAACTACGAAAAGGCCCTTGACCTTGCCGAAGAAACCGACGAGATCCTGCTGCACATTGCCTACGTTTACCAAAACATGGGCGATTACGATACTGCCATTACTTACCTTAAGCTTTGCCTTAAGCAAAACATGGAAAACCAGGATGCCCTTTACGAACTGGCTTTTTGCTACGACGTAATGGACAACCAGCAGGAAAGCGTGCAGTTTTATCAGCAATATATCGATAACGAACCATATAGCTACGCGGCCTGGTATAACTTAGGCAACGCCTATACCAAGCTAAGCCTGTTTGAAAAAGCTATCGATGCTTACGATTATGCCATATTAATTAAGGACAGTTTTGCATCGGCCTATTTCAACAAAGGTAACGCGCTGGTTAACCTCGAAAAATATGCCGAAGCGATAGAGGTTTACCGTCACACCTTTGAGTATGAGCAGCCCAATGCCGATACTTATTGCGCTATTGGCGAATGCTACGAAAAGCTGGAGCAAATGGATGATGCCCGTGCTTTTTACAAAAAATCGGTAAAAATGGATCCAAAGCTGGCCGATGCCTGGTTTGGGATTGGTGTTACCCTTGATTTTGAAGAGCGTTATTTTGAGGCCCTGCACTTTTACAAAAAAGCGCTCGACCTGGATATTGCCAATGCCGACTATTGGTTTGCCATAGCTGATGCCGAATATAAGCTTGGCCATTTAGATGAAGCGGAAAAAGCTTATGAGAAAGTGGTGGAGTTAAACCCGCTGGACATTGACGCCTGGTTGGACTATTCATCAATACTTTATGAGCAACAAAAGCTAAATGAAGCTATTGAGATCATAGCGCAGGCCATTAAAAATAACCCCGAAGCTGCCGAGCTTTACTACCGTATGGTGGCCTACCTGTTTGCTAAAGGCGAGTACAACGAAGCCCTTAACAACCTTGAGTATGCCTTAGCTGCCGACCCGGAAAAGCACTATATCCTGTTTGATTACCTGCCGCAATTGCAAAAGAATAAAGTAATTGTGGATATCATTAACAGGTATACGAAGTAA